From the genome of Candidatus Schekmanbacteria bacterium:
ATTTAACCCTTACGGGCATAATTCTTCTAATCTTTACTACCTTCTCTTCAAATGTCATTGCAGGTTCGATTTCTCACCTATCATCTGATAGAGACCTTCTAAAAACAATAGATAGCAAAGCTTTTATGGCGGAAGAACAAATCGGTGATTTAGAGGGTTTTGAAAAATTTGAGCTTGACGGTGTTGAAGATATTTCATCGTCTTCAACAACTGACGACTATCAATGGCATAATCCATCGGCACTTTCCTTATTGATTGAATATACTGCGGCAACAGGAAATGTTGTTTTCGAATTGCAAAACTGCCAATCAGAGTCAAATCTTCTCTTATATGCCCCAGTATCTACTTTACCAAAACATTCCATATTTGTGAGACGAGAGGCAGACAACTCTGCAAGACCTGTTACTGCTGATAACTTCACACCATCAGATACCACAGACAACAATATATATGATGGCGATGAATCATCAGAGGAATATGGCAACAGCGAAGGATTTGATCTCCTTTGGCTATGCTCGAGACTATTAGATTATGACTGGACTCGTCCCGGAACTTCAACAATATCATGGAACGGAAGCGCTCCAAAAAATTCGTGGCTTGCTTATCAGGTCAGAGTAGGATATGCTCCTTTGACAGGGGGCGAATCATTCCCAATACCCGAGCCATCTACCTTGATTCTTCTTGGAGTTGGCTGTGCCGGATTGTTTTTCATAAAAAAGAAATTTTCTTGATATCTTCTTACAACTGGCAAAAAAAAATCGCCTATCTTTTCATAAACCGAGCTATCTCCTCTGCAAAATAAGAGATAATGATATCGGCGCCTGCCCTTTTGATTGATGTAAGACTTTCTATTATTATAGATTTTTCATCGACATAGCCCATCTTAGATGCCGCTTTAATCATAGAATATTCACCGCTTACCTGATAGGCAGCAATTGGGAGATTAAATCTTCTTCTTGTTTCACTTATAATATCAAGGGAAGGAAGCGCAGGCTTTACCATAACAATATCAGCGCCTTCTTCTATATCCTCTGCAATAACTCGAATAGCTTCACGGCTATTTGAATAATCCATTTGATGAGACTTTCTATCACCAAAACGCGGTGAAGATTTTGCGGCATCACGAAAAGGTCCGTAAAAGGCAGAAGCATACTTTACAGAATAAGACATAATTGGGACATAATTAAATCCTTCGCTGTCAAGTCTTTCCCTAATGGCTTTCACCCTTCCATCCATCATATCTGACGGCGCAACCATATCTGTGCCTGCCTTGACATGTGAAAGTGCTGTCTCAGAAAGTAATTCTAAAGTTTCGTCATTTACTATTTTGCCGTCCCTTATAATTCCACAATGCCCTGTACTTGTATATTCGCAAAGGCACACATCTGTTATGAGAAGGATATTATCACCCAAGTTGTCTCGAATCTTTTTAATACAACGCTGCACGACACCGTCAGATGCATATGCCTGAGAAGCTTTCTCATCTTTTTTCTTGGGAATACCAAAGAAAAGAAATGCTTTTATTCCCAAGTCTTTGAGTTTCTTTATTTCATCAACTACAAGGTCATCGGTATATCTAAAAATACCGGGCATTGCTTTTATCTTCTCTTTTCTTTTTTTGCCTTCAATAACAAATAAAGGACAAACAAAGTCATCGAGGGTAAGTTTTGTTTCAGCCACCATTTCTCGCAAAATGGCATTTTCTCTCAGCCGTCTCATTCTTCTCTTCGGAAACATTAATATCTATTCCTTTCTATAA
Proteins encoded in this window:
- a CDS encoding PEP-CTERM sorting domain-containing protein; the protein is LTLTGIILLIFTTFSSNVIAGSISHLSSDRDLLKTIDSKAFMAEEQIGDLEGFEKFELDGVEDISSSSTTDDYQWHNPSALSLLIEYTAATGNVVFELQNCQSESNLLLYAPVSTLPKHSIFVRREADNSARPVTADNFTPSDTTDNNIYDGDESSEEYGNSEGFDLLWLCSRLLDYDWTRPGTSTISWNGSAPKNSWLAYQVRVGYAPLTGGESFPIPEPSTLILLGVGCAGLFFIKKKFS
- the hemB gene encoding porphobilinogen synthase, whose product is MFPKRRMRRLRENAILREMVAETKLTLDDFVCPLFVIEGKKRKEKIKAMPGIFRYTDDLVVDEIKKLKDLGIKAFLFFGIPKKKDEKASQAYASDGVVQRCIKKIRDNLGDNILLITDVCLCEYTSTGHCGIIRDGKIVNDETLELLSETALSHVKAGTDMVAPSDMMDGRVKAIRERLDSEGFNYVPIMSYSVKYASAFYGPFRDAAKSSPRFGDRKSHQMDYSNSREAIRVIAEDIEEGADIVMVKPALPSLDIISETRRRFNLPIAAYQVSGEYSMIKAASKMGYVDEKSIIIESLTSIKRAGADIIISYFAEEIARFMKR